The nucleotide sequence GGCTTAATGAAGGTGAAGAACTTGTTTGGGATAACATTTAGAGCGTATGTATCTTAATGAAGGTGAAGTACTTGTTTGGGTTAACATTTAGAGGCATGTATCTTAATGAAGGCAAAGTACTTGTTTGGGATAACATTTAGAGGCTTAATAAAGGTAAAGAACTTGTTTTGGTTAACATTTAGAGGCATGTATCTTAATGAAGGTGAAGTACTTGTTTGGGATAACATTTAGAGCGCATGTATGTTAATGAAGGTGAAGTACttgttttgtttaacatataGAGGCTTAATGAAGGTGAAGAACTTGTTTGGGATAACATTTAGAGCGTATGTATGTTAATGAAGGTGAAGTGCTTGTTTGGGTTAACATTTAGAGGCATGTATCTTAATGAAGGTGAAGTActtgttttgtttaacatttagaGGCTTAATGAAGGTGAAGAACTTGTTTGGGATAACATTTAGAGCGCATGTATCTTAATGAAGGTAAAGAACTTGTTTTGGTTAACATTTAGAGCGCATGTGTCTTAATGAAGGTGAAGTACTTGTTTGGGATAACATTTAGAGCGCATGTATGTTAATGAAGGTGAAGTACTTGTTTGGGTTAACATTTAGAGCGCATGTATCTGAATGAAGGTGAAGTACTTATTTGGGATAACATTTAGAGCGCATGTATGTTAATGAAGGTGAAGTACTTGTTTGGGTTAACATTTAGAGCGCATGTATCTGAATGAAGGTAAAGTACTTGTTTTGGTTAACATTTAGAGCGCGTGTATGTTAATGAAGGTGAAGTACTTGTTTGGGATAACATTTAGAGGCATGTATCTTAATGAAGGTGAAGTACTTGTTTTGGTTAACATTTAGAGCGCATGTATCTTAATGAAGGTGAAGTACTTGTTTGGGATAACATTTAAAGGCATGTATCTTAATGAAGATGAAGTACTTGTTTTGGTTAACATTTAGAGCGCATGTATCTTAATGAAGGTGAAGTACTTGTTTGGGATAACATTTAAAGGCATGTATGTTAATGAAGGTGAAGTACTTGTTTGAGTTAACATTTAGAGCGCATGTATCTGAATGAAGGTAAAGTACTTGTTTTGGTTAACATTTAGAGCGCGTGTATGTTAATGAAGGTGAAGTACTTGTTTGGGATAACATTTAGAGGCATGTATCTTAATGAAGGTGAAGTACTTGTTTGGGATAACATTTAAAGGCATGTATGTTAATGAAGGTGAAGTACTTGTTTGGGTTAACATTTAGAGCGCATGTATCTTAATGAAGGTGAAGTACttgttttgtttaacattaaGAGCGCATGTATCTTAATGAAGGTGAAGTACTTCTTTGGGATAACATTTAAAGGCATGTATCTTTATGAAGATGAAGTACTTGTTTGGGATAACTTTTAGTGCACATGTATCTTAATGAAGGTGAAGTACTTGTTTGGGTTAACATTTAGAGCGCATGTATGTTAATAAATAAGAAGTACTTGTTTGGTTAACATTTAGAGCGCATGTATGTTAATGAAGGTAAAGTACTTGTTTGGGTTAACATTTAGAGCGcatatattttaatgaaggtaaagTACGTGTTTGGGTTAACATTTATAGCGCATATATGTTAATCAACGTAAAGTACGTGTTTGGGTTAACATTTAGAGCGTATGTTAATCAACGAGAAGTACTTGTTTGGGTAATCATTTAGAGCACATGTATGTTAATCAACGAGAAGTACTTGTTAGGGATAACATTTAGAGCGCATGTATGCTAATCAACGAGAAGTACTTGTTTGGGTTAACATTAAGAGCGCACGTATGTTAATCAACGTGAAGTACCTATAAATATGCACGTCtctgtttttttgtttgaaactgtTAACCATCGGACGTCCATTATTGACATCGGAACAATGTTTGTGTTAACACCCGAAATCTAAAAAATGCTGTATATACATCTTTCTTCAGagatattatttgtatttagttGCACGGTCAAACTTCGGAGCTTTGCTAATAAGCCTAATATGGACACTGTGATTAAATTACATCTAAGTGAATGACACCTCTACGCACGAACTGTAAAATCATTAGTATTCGTTGGACacttattttcattgatttcgCGGGTTGACCgatcaatgcatgtgtgtaaagtgtcgtcccagactagcctatgcagtccgcacaggcttatcatggaagACACATTCCACctcaactagatttttgctatgaagagactttcctGAAacgaaaaaaagcataaaagcggaaagtgtcgtccctgataagcctgtgtggacttcacaggctaatcagggtcgacactttacgcacatgcattaaacttcttttttcacagagcacgttcctaatgattttacagtatgtaTTTGAGTTGATATTAAAGATAAGATGTTAAATTCAGTCGTTAATCAATCAAGCTTTATCCTTGGTCCATTTATGGATTAATCGATGTTCGATCATGTTTTCAAGGCGTCAGATTGCATGCAATCTTTACATATCTATTAACATGTCATTGCACCTTCATTTATGTTTTACCACTGGATAGAATTACTAAGGCTGGACAAACAGATTAAGTTGGTGGATATAATATCTGTCTCTTCTAGGATAACGACAAGCGATATTAAGCCGTGACAGTATTGGTTTTAAAACAGCAGTGCCATGTTCCTAAAAGCAGCGTTAATATAACATTACTTTTAAGCTTTTACATCCCTTAAAAACCCTAACGCGGCGTTATTTAATCAGCCGTTAACCCCATGTTGATTAAACAGTTTCAACGCTAGCTTTAAATGACGAAGCGTTAAGACTTTTACGTCTGTGTAAAATCACACAATCCATTCCATATTTCCACTTCCTTTTCCGGTCAAAAAtgacttattattattatgcaaatATCAGATTTACAAATAATTTCATCAACAACCATGATTTGTAAAGTAAAATGCCCTATTTATGACaatgtttaatgaataaaataacacATGCATATGCATCAAattaacatttattgaaaatgatatttttttttaattaacggcAGAAACTGCCTTTAAACTGGCTGTaaaaagtcaaaggtcaaatttgatcACAAAACGTCTTTTCTAAGAATAGTGGAGTTTTGAGGTATCTTTTCCCTATGGGTACATGTCTGGTTTGTGTATACAGAGAAATACAGAAATATACGTGAGATTAAACACTTACACACAGGAATATTTTTTACACAACTGCATAACATAACACTAATGCTTATATCCTAACCGGAAGTTTCTCGCAGTAACCAGCGAGTATTGATAATTAAccacatttcttttttttctaaacatacGAATTACGGTTATAAAACTAAATTTGGATGGCAAAAAGTTGCTTTATCTATGTGTCCTAAAGACTTATGCTTTGTGAGGCATATTTGTATAAATCCTTTGGATACATTGGTATCCGATGATCGTACAAAAGATCTGGCTTATTAATATCGAACATTGGCCCTCCCAAACACACGCAAAGCAATCAAATTTTAACATGGCTGACATTTGACCTCCGGGCGAATTTCTACGCGTAGACTTGCCCTTCTGCTTTGTCCGAAATTATAGCAATAGTGTTTAGGGAATTTTAATAACCGATTGTCTTAAAACATCAGAATATcagtttgttttaaacaataatttaacatttCAATTAGAAATACTGATTAAGAAATTATTAACGCATATTTTAATGTGGCACATATCATTTAACCACGTGTACGGAGAGATGAATACGTTCGGAGTTGAGTCGTAAATGATCGTTTAAACTCTTACCATCCAATACGgaatatattgtatttatgttaGAATATTGGACGTTCACAAGGAACGAATGACAGTTTCTTATTGAATGATAAAATATATCGTGTTATCAAAcataaaacaatcaaaatatcTTACTCCAACAAGCACGTTGTTTTATTCCCTTCCAGGAAGCACTCGAACCGTCCCTGTCCACATCGTACCAACAGGCCCGCCTGCCTACACTGAACCCAGTCACAAACCGCCATCTTACGAGGAATCTATTCAGCAGACGACCCGGTACAGTGTCGATACCCACAATTCACTGAACTCTACTTCCGCCCATGATTATAATGCACCTGTCAGCATGCCCGGTGTTATACCTTACCATACGGACGAGTTCGCGTATCGACCACCACGTAAGAACTTCAGCACCGTGCTTTTTTTCTATCGTTATAATTGTTCCGAATACTAcggttttgtaaataaaatatacgaGTAATTGTAATGATTTTGCTGATGGCAGTGTGACATACAAATTTAGGTGCTATTGGTaatgatgatgtttatgatgcTGACGTGATGTTATTTCCAATTTATCTAATActtaacaaaacaattacatatttcATTGTTTCCATCGTTTGAAGCAACTAGCATGCGAATGCATTCGATTCTCCCCGGAAGCACTTCCCCACCACTTCCGCCTTCGTATGACGTCAGTATGCAGAcaagaggtc is from Dreissena polymorpha isolate Duluth1 chromosome 14, UMN_Dpol_1.0, whole genome shotgun sequence and encodes:
- the LOC127858112 gene encoding uncharacterized protein LOC127858112, translating into MESKLAYVALSAGLISVCKACEDNAGDSKCWYTLWYIWFVLGLFLVVIIVLLVLYIKHRAKERNRVRRRRRSTRTVPVHIVPTGPPAYTEPSHKPPSYEESIQQTTRYSVDTHNSLNSTSAHDYNAPVSMPGVIPYHTDEFAYRPPPTSMRMHSILPGSTSPPLPPSYDVSMQTRGQGHPS